One Formosa agariphila KMM 3901 genomic window, TAAGGAAATTCCATTACCCTACGAGAAACGAAGTATTCCGTTTGAACAACTTGCACGCGATATGGCCTTAGAACCTTTTCAAGAGTGGACTAAAAAAGTTGATAAAACGGCGTATTAGATTTTCGGATTGAGGTCTGAAATTAAAATAATAATGTATGTGTAGTCTGTTTTAAATGTGTTTTTATCGATTATTTAATATCAACAATCAGTATATAACAAGTTAAAACCTAACATCAATTATAATACATAACATAATGAGTAAACAACACCTATTAACACCATATAATAAAAATATAAAACTAAATAACCGCATTGTAATGGCACCCATGACGAGAAGTCGCGCCGACAATGAGGGCAAAGAACCTACAGATGAGTTACACGCATTATATTACGAGCAACGTGCTTCCGCAGGGTTAATTATTACAGAAGGCTCTCAAGTATCTCGAGAAGCTACAGGCTATATTAATACACCCGGAATTTATACAGAAGCACAAGTTGAAGGTTGGAAAAAAGTAACTAAACGTGTTCACGATAAAGGCGGAACTATCTTTATTCAGTTATGGCATGTGGGACGTATTTCGCATCCCGATTTTCATGATGGTGATTTACCTGTGTCGGCTTCAGCCATAAATCCCGAAGCAAAATCTTTTACACCAGAAGGGTTTAAAGATACCGTGACTCCAAAAGCAATGACTGTTGCAGAAATTAAACGCACAGTTAAAGACTTTCAAAATGCCGCCATAAATGCGGTTGAAGCAGGTTTTGATGGTGTAGAGATTCATTCATCTAACGGGTATTTATTTCAACAATTTTTCAATAACTGCTCTAATACTAGAACAGATGATTATGGCGGAAGTAAAGAAAATAATTCACGTTTCTTTTTCGAGGTCTTAGATGCTATAAAAGAAGTGATTCCACAAGAAAAAATAGGTGCACGTTTTAATCCGTCACTTCACGGAATGTCTGGAATTACTGTAGATGAAGAAACTATTCCAACTTTTGAATACATTATAAAACGATTGAATGACTATAATTTAGCCTATGTACATTTATCGGAACCATTTACAGATGTGTCCGATGTTCCATTTGCTGTCACAGAAGTTGCTAAACATTTTCGTCCGTTATACAATGGCACATTAATGATAAACAATGGTTTCGACAAAGCACAAGGAAACAACGTGATTGAAGCAGGAGATGCCGATTTAGTGGCGTATGGAAAGTTATATATTTCGAATCCTGATTTAGTTGAACGTTTCGAAAATGATTTAGATTTAGCTGAATGGGATAAAGATACTTTCTACACCACTGGAGAAAAAGGATATACAGATTATCCAAAAGCATCGCAATCTTAGAGTAGAACCGATTAGTAATTGGAACTTAAAAACAATAGAACAGCATCCTCGACGGGGATGCTGTTTCATTTTAATAGCTTTATAATTTTTAATACACGGTACTATTGAAATACAAAATGAAACGTTAAACGCGATAGTGTCAAAACTTTTAAGATACGGATTAAAGTACCGCCCGATTATTACTAAATTTGCAGGACTTTACCTGAATACACTTGGGTAATTCGGGTTACACGATAACCGCCATAATTCAAAAAATTATAAACACTTTATGAGAAAGCAATTTCTAATACTGGGACTATTTTTTATAGTCTCACACGTATTTTCGCAAACCTATACCCGTGAAGAAGTTAATAGGTCGCTTAACGAAGATGCTCGATTTTCAATACACGAAGATAATTACATCATTACAGGGATCCCGACCAACAAGCATGTGGATTCTGAAACCGCAGATATTAAATATCAAATTAGTTTTAAGCAATTGCTGAGTCGGAATCCAATAGTTTGGGATTCTTATTTGTATGTAACCTATACACAAAAAGCGTTTTGGAATATTTATGAATTTTCTAGTCCGTTTGAAGAGATAAATTTTAATCCTTCTGTGGGATTAAGCAAAGTGGTTTACAATAATAATGATGAGGCTAAAGCTATTGTTTCGTTAATGTTAAATCATGAATCGAACGGACGAGATAGCATTTATTCTAGAAGTTGGAATAGTATAAACTTAAAATATTCTACAGCCTTAAGTAAGAAAAGTATTTTAAGTGTAGAGTTGTGGGCTCCTTTTGTAGATAAAGTAAACAATCCCGATTTGATAGATTATATCGGAATATCTAAATTTACGTATTCTTACGATATTATCCCTGAAAAGCTTAATGCCGAAATCGCTTTAAAAAAGGGTTTGGAGTGGGATTGGAAAGGCTCGATACGCACCCGATTATATTATAATCCGTTTAAATCAACCAATCAATATTTCATGTTAGAGTATTTTGCGGGATATGGCGAAAGCCTAATAAATTACGAACAATTTAATAGCATGGTCAGGCTTGGCTTTGTTATTAAAACCAACGAATTAGAATTTTTAAAGTATAGAATACAAGAATAAACAAAAAGCACTACATAATTTATGTAGTGCTTTTCTGTTTTAAACGATTCAATTTATAATTAAAACGCTTTATTCTCTCTCCGATTTTGTGATAGGCCGTTCAGTATTTTCATTATGTTCGGTTCCTAAACCGTGATGTTCATTTTCTTCATCACGGGGTGGTTTTCCGTTAGTTAATGGTCGTGCCGGACTCGCACCTGGAATGTCTAAGTTATTAGCAGCAAAATCAGGTTCGTGTCTACGTTTCTTAAGTAACTGATCATCGCCACCATCTTGTCTTAAATTTCCAGACTTATCGCCTAAAATGGATTGGTCTTCTTTTGTAATTTCCGGATTATAATCTGTGTTCTTTTTATCTTTCTTCATAATATCAATTATTTACTGTTAACATAAAAGGCATGAATTACTCCTGGTAACCATCCTAAAAGGGTTAGCAAAATACTTACTAATAAGGTTGTTCCAATACCGTGCTTTAAAAATACAGCTACTGGTGGTAATAATATACTTAATATAATTGTGAGTAATGACATGCTTTTAATTTTTGGTTATACCCAAATGTAAGGCCTATATGTTGGGTTGTTTGACTCAAATCATTAAAGTTTGAATGCATTTACTTGAAACGTTTTAATAGCACTCTAAAATAATTTCAATTTATTTATAGAGTGCTATTCATAAACCATTTTAAATTTATAACTTGTTTACACTAAGTTTTTTAGAACTTATGTTTTAAGACAGGATGAATTAATTAACCATTAATTATAACCACATCTTGTGTATATAACAATAAAAACAAACTAACTCGACCTACGGTATGTCAGCTTTAGAGACAAACACCGCGATTAATATGAAATTAATAATCGTGGGATTACTTATATTTTTCAGCATTATTTTCTTTGTTGAATTACAACCTGGGAAACCCGAAGTAACCTATACAGCAGCCATTGCTTTTTTAATGGCGTTTTGGTGGGTTACAGAAGCTTTACCAATTGGTATCACTTCTTTTCTTCCTATAATTTTATTTCCTGTGTTAGGCGTCTTAGATGGTAAAGATATTTCTGATGCCTATATAAATTATGTCATTTTTCTATTTATCGGGGGGGTTATTATGGCTTTGGCTATGGAAAAATGGGACCTGCATAAACGGATTGCTTTAAAGATTTTGTCTGTAGTAGGAGGGAGTCCGTTTCGGATTATGTTAGGCTTTATGCTCGCGTCTTCATTTTTATCGATGTGGATGTCTAATACTGCTACGGCCATGATGATGTTACCCATTGCGTTTTCGGTAACATCTGCTTTAGAGGACGTTTATGGCGAAGGAAAAATCAGTGCGTTTGCTGCAGGTTTACTCTTATCTATTGCCCATGCCTGTTCTATTGGAGGTATAGCAACGCTAGTGGGAACGCCTCCAAATTTATCGTTCTTACGCATATTTGAAATTATTTATCCCAATGCGCCAGAGATTTCTTTCGGACAATGGATTACGTTTGCGTTTCCCATTACGGTTATGATTTTTCTGTTCTCGTTGTCTTTATTATACATCTCTTATAAACCTAAAGGCAAAATAGAAACTTTAGATGCATCATTTTTTAAGGATAAATATAAGGCGCTTGGTGTTGTAAGTGCCGAACAAAAACGGGTATTTGTATTGTTTGTTTCTTTGGCCTTGTTGTGGGTGTTTCGTTCTGATTTAAATCTCGGATTTATACGCATTCCGGGGTGGAGCACTTGGTTTAAAAATCCTAAGTTTTTAAATGATGGTACGGTTGCTATTTTTATAGCCATGTTATTATTTATTGTGCCTTCAACCAAAAAGAATGAAGCTTTAGTAAGTTGGAAAATCATGGCGAAATTACCTTGGCATATCGTCTTTTTATTTGGTGGTGGCTTTGCTTTAGCAAAAGGATTTATCGATTCTGGATTGTCTATGTATGTAGGCGGACTCTTAACGAGTACAGGGAATATGTCTGCTATTAACTTGGTGGGGACGCTTACAGCATTAATGTCTGTGCTTACAGAATTTACGTCTAATACAGCAACTACAGAAATGCTATTACCTATTGTTTCGGGATTGGCAACAGAAATTCAGGTGAATCCGTTACTTATTATGATACCGGTGACTTTAGCGGCATCAATGGCCTTTATGTTACCCATTGCCACACCTCCAAATGCGATTGTTTTTGGAACGGGAAAACTAAAAATGATTCAAATGATAAAAACTGGACTCATAATCGACATATTTGCCACTATTGTTATCGTACTTATGACGCTGTTTTGGGGCACGATTATATTCGACATCGACCCCAATGTGTTTCCAGAATGGGCGGAGCAATCGGCAAAAGTGATTACGCATTAAATAGGTTTAAGAATGTACGTAATTATATTACATACTAAGCGTCTTTCCAAGCCTGTCTTAAGTATATTAAGTCTTTGGTAATACGGCTTAGTACTTCTTGCCTAGGCATGCTAATCGTGTTCAAACCACGTTCTGCACCTCCCAAATCGTATTCAACATGTAACGACACGGGTACTTGAATGTTATACTGTTTTAATAAAGAAAAATAACGTTTAAAATCGACCATACCTTCACCTAATGGGACGTTTATAAGTTCCCAACTACCATTTACAAGTCCCCATTTTACATCTTTTATAACAATGGTATTAATATACGGTTTTATGCGTCTTAATCCGAGTTCCCAGCTTTTAGCTCCTTCAACAACGGCATGTCTAATATCGTATTGGCATCCTAAATGTGTGCCTTTCAGGTCTTTTAAAATTGTATCTAAATCCCAAATAGCTGCTCCTACATGATTTCCTGCATGGTTCTGATATCCACCAATTAAATTCAATTCTGCGTTAAGCAATTCTAAAGCATTGGCTTGTTTAGCATATAACTTTAAACTGTCGTCTAAAGATCGGTCCTCAGGATAACTTAACCAATTGGTACGGTAGTGTGTAAATCCCAATTGACTAGCCGTTTCTAATACCGTTTTTTCTGAAGTCTTGCTAATGTCCCACACAGCGGTAGACATCAATTTTGTTTTAAGTCCTTGTGCTTTCATTGCAGTAACCGCTTTTGGTAAGTCTACAGTAACGCGTTCTGGCAAAACATGACCTTTTGGTCTTACGGTTAAATCAAGGCCGTCAAAGCCCATCTGAGCTGCAGCTTCAGACATGGCGTTGTAGTCTAAAAACTGTAAATGTTTCGAAAATAAATGCACTTCAAGTTCGTCTGCAGCATTAAAATTGCGATGTTCTAATCCCGATTGAAACGAATACAACGGAATACTACCTAATCCTAAAGCTGTTAGTTTTGCAAAATCTCGTCTCGAATATGTATTTGGTCGCTTATCCATGGGCACTTTTAGTTTTATGTTAGTAAGATAATATTTTTAAAGGAAACATAGGAGGATAGATTGCATCGTCTTTAACAACTACTAATGTGCTGAGCGATTTAAAAGCCTTGACTAGTTAAAACATACACCTTAATTATTTGCTGATTTTTTTTGATACCTGCCTGATATGTTCAATAAAAAAATATCCTATGTTTGCGCTTTCTAAATAAGGTGCTTTTCAGTGATATCAGATATTAAAAAATATTGGTTTAAAACAGGCGTACTCCACGAGTTTGAAGTCGTAAATTTAAAGGATTTGTATGCCAAATCTTTTGATGAACTCACGGTACCACACCGCACAGAATTTTATCAAATTATCTGGTTTAAAAAAGGCAGTCCCAAACATATGGTCGACTTTAATCCCATAGACATTAAACCCAATTCCCTTTTATTTGTCGATAAAAATAGTGTGCAGCGTTATGATGACACCGAATACATAGACGGGGAAGTTTTAATGTTTAGCGATAATTTTTTCTGTAAAACAGAAGTCGATACTAAGTTTTTAAGAAGTTGTATGTTGTTTAACGATCTACATGCAGTGTCTAATATTACCTTAAATACGGGATTAACTAAAATATTTAATAGCTCGTTTCAGCTGATTAAAACCGAATTAAAAACTAACGCTGATACATTTCAGTCGGATATTCTCCGAAATTATCTTCAGAACATTCTTGTAATTTCCGAACGCGCACGTCAGAATATTAGAACTACAAAATTAAACAAAGGTCCAGATTTAGAGTGTGTTATCAGGTTTAGAGATGTGTTAGACAAGCAGTTTCATATGCTTAAGTCGGTGAGTAAATATGCCTTGCAATTGGGAGTTACTGAAAAACGCCTTAATGCGGCCACATTAAAAATCATGGCGCAATCTCCAAAACAAATGATAGATTCTAGAATAATATTAGAAGCAAAACGTTTGTTGGTACACACTACAGATAGTGTTAAAGAAATTGCGTATACACTTGGTTTTGAAGAACCTACAAACTTTGTAAAATACTTCAAGAAGCACCAGCAGGTAACGCCTTTAGAGTTTAGAAATCGTTTTAAATAGATTTTTTTAAAATGGCGTAAATTTACCATTTTTAGCGCCTTTTATATCATTTAAAATAAGTCCTCTTACAAGACATTTGCACTTTAATTTAACTACAAAAACAGAATCAAATTTAGTGAA contains:
- a CDS encoding alkene reductase — encoded protein: MSKQHLLTPYNKNIKLNNRIVMAPMTRSRADNEGKEPTDELHALYYEQRASAGLIITEGSQVSREATGYINTPGIYTEAQVEGWKKVTKRVHDKGGTIFIQLWHVGRISHPDFHDGDLPVSASAINPEAKSFTPEGFKDTVTPKAMTVAEIKRTVKDFQNAAINAVEAGFDGVEIHSSNGYLFQQFFNNCSNTRTDDYGGSKENNSRFFFEVLDAIKEVIPQEKIGARFNPSLHGMSGITVDEETIPTFEYIIKRLNDYNLAYVHLSEPFTDVSDVPFAVTEVAKHFRPLYNGTLMINNGFDKAQGNNVIEAGDADLVAYGKLYISNPDLVERFENDLDLAEWDKDTFYTTGEKGYTDYPKASQS
- a CDS encoding phospholipase A — protein: MRKQFLILGLFFIVSHVFSQTYTREEVNRSLNEDARFSIHEDNYIITGIPTNKHVDSETADIKYQISFKQLLSRNPIVWDSYLYVTYTQKAFWNIYEFSSPFEEINFNPSVGLSKVVYNNNDEAKAIVSLMLNHESNGRDSIYSRSWNSINLKYSTALSKKSILSVELWAPFVDKVNNPDLIDYIGISKFTYSYDIIPEKLNAEIALKKGLEWDWKGSIRTRLYYNPFKSTNQYFMLEYFAGYGESLINYEQFNSMVRLGFVIKTNELEFLKYRIQE
- a CDS encoding YqaE/Pmp3 family membrane protein — translated: MSLLTIILSILLPPVAVFLKHGIGTTLLVSILLTLLGWLPGVIHAFYVNSK
- a CDS encoding SLC13 family permease, with the protein product MKLIIVGLLIFFSIIFFVELQPGKPEVTYTAAIAFLMAFWWVTEALPIGITSFLPIILFPVLGVLDGKDISDAYINYVIFLFIGGVIMALAMEKWDLHKRIALKILSVVGGSPFRIMLGFMLASSFLSMWMSNTATAMMMLPIAFSVTSALEDVYGEGKISAFAAGLLLSIAHACSIGGIATLVGTPPNLSFLRIFEIIYPNAPEISFGQWITFAFPITVMIFLFSLSLLYISYKPKGKIETLDASFFKDKYKALGVVSAEQKRVFVLFVSLALLWVFRSDLNLGFIRIPGWSTWFKNPKFLNDGTVAIFIAMLLFIVPSTKKNEALVSWKIMAKLPWHIVFLFGGGFALAKGFIDSGLSMYVGGLLTSTGNMSAINLVGTLTALMSVLTEFTSNTATTEMLLPIVSGLATEIQVNPLLIMIPVTLAASMAFMLPIATPPNAIVFGTGKLKMIQMIKTGLIIDIFATIVIVLMTLFWGTIIFDIDPNVFPEWAEQSAKVITH
- a CDS encoding sugar phosphate isomerase/epimerase family protein; this translates as MDKRPNTYSRRDFAKLTALGLGSIPLYSFQSGLEHRNFNAADELEVHLFSKHLQFLDYNAMSEAAAQMGFDGLDLTVRPKGHVLPERVTVDLPKAVTAMKAQGLKTKLMSTAVWDISKTSEKTVLETASQLGFTHYRTNWLSYPEDRSLDDSLKLYAKQANALELLNAELNLIGGYQNHAGNHVGAAIWDLDTILKDLKGTHLGCQYDIRHAVVEGAKSWELGLRRIKPYINTIVIKDVKWGLVNGSWELINVPLGEGMVDFKRYFSLLKQYNIQVPVSLHVEYDLGGAERGLNTISMPRQEVLSRITKDLIYLRQAWKDA
- a CDS encoding helix-turn-helix domain-containing protein; this translates as MISDIKKYWFKTGVLHEFEVVNLKDLYAKSFDELTVPHRTEFYQIIWFKKGSPKHMVDFNPIDIKPNSLLFVDKNSVQRYDDTEYIDGEVLMFSDNFFCKTEVDTKFLRSCMLFNDLHAVSNITLNTGLTKIFNSSFQLIKTELKTNADTFQSDILRNYLQNILVISERARQNIRTTKLNKGPDLECVIRFRDVLDKQFHMLKSVSKYALQLGVTEKRLNAATLKIMAQSPKQMIDSRIILEAKRLLVHTTDSVKEIAYTLGFEEPTNFVKYFKKHQQVTPLEFRNRFK